The Dehalococcoidales bacterium DNA window GCAGTATCTGTGACAGTATTACGCCGCTGTTCCCCCGGGCTCCCATGAGTGCCCCTTTGGCGAGGGCCTGAGCTATTGCCGAACTGCTGTTGTCCGGAGCACGGTAGGCTTCTTCCATGCTGGAGTTCAGCGTCAGCAGCATATTGGTCCCGGTATCGCCGTCCGGTACCGGGAAAACGTTCAGGGCGTCAACATCGGAAGCGCATTTCTCAAGCCAGGCAGTGGCACAGGCGAACATCTCGCGGAAGTCTTGCCCGGTGATAAACTTGGTTTGCTTCATCCCCCATTATCCTCCCAGACTACTGGTCGTATCTACTTTATCAATACATAGCGGGCTTCTAACCATGCAGACCATACGGTTATTGCCGGTGTATTTGTTATACGAGTCCCGCTGTGCTAATATAATACCGTACCATAAGATACTGTAAAGCTGACATATAGTCAAGGAGACATGTTCTTGAAGTGCGATTTGTGTGACAAGACGCCACAGTTCGGCAATAACGTTAGTCACTCCAAGCGCCATACCAAGCGGCGCTGGATGCCGAATATTCACCGGGTCACTCTCATTGTGGACGGTAAGAAGAAGCGACTCAGCCTGTGCACCAGGTGCCTGCGCACCCAGCACAAGCTGGCGAGAACACTGCCCACTACCA harbors:
- the rpmB gene encoding 50S ribosomal protein L28, giving the protein MKCDLCDKTPQFGNNVSHSKRHTKRRWMPNIHRVTLIVDGKKKRLSLCTRCLRTQHKLARTLPTTIN